Within Spinacia oleracea cultivar Varoflay chromosome 4, BTI_SOV_V1, whole genome shotgun sequence, the genomic segment AAAGTATGAGAGAAAATACCAACTTGGGGATTTTCTTTCATGGTTAAAAGTATTATGATTTCAAATGGGatgaactttgttggagtggaGGGAGTAATGGAGTAGGAGAAATGGAGAATACCCACCAGGGCCACTACTTGTACCTTATAGTTTCCCGTTATTTTCACATGTACATATAATTGGGCTCTATCATACCATAGGGCATAGGCCCAAACACTTAATAATTGCAATTAACTTAATCTCTCTCTTATAAAATAATAACCAAGCATGCAAATTTACAACACACATAAATTAATGAACTCTTCCCACTTAATTAGTATGACAAATGCCATTACTTAGTCACATGTGTCATGTTTTGCATGTtttaccttataaaaaatttcccctttttttaatgtctatttttattttctccaCAAAAATCAGATTCTTGTACTCTCACTCTCTCACAAGTCACAGCCCTGTACTCTGTAGTGGCACTACTGCTCTTCATCCTCCATCTCACAATTTCAggtcaattttctctctcctctctaaATTCTAGCTGCAttttaccatttttttttacctaaatgatgattttgttttgtttttgcagTAAAATTTCCACTTAGATTCTTACTAATTCATCTCTAAATGTTGGATTTTACAGCAATTTGAGTAGCcccattttgtttttttgtgatTCTATGCTGTAATTGCTGTGTAATTAGCCTATAAATGTCCCTTTTCTTTCAGATTTAGaacccagaaaaaaaaaaagatgcttTATGGCAAAACTTACTTACTTTAGCCATTTTCTGGGATTATTAAGATATAAATCAATGTTCTTAAATTAGTCTGATTATTTTCAAATTCAGTAATTTCAATtgccaattttttatttttgtgtgatTAACTTGGTTGAAATTGGTTAAATGTGTGCCGTTATGTAGTATTAAGGTTAGATTAATGAAGCAGTTGTTAATCATTGAAACATAAGTTTAAAGATTCATATGATCCAGGCCTCTTAACTATAACTAATCTCTTAGTTTTAAGCAGTTGGTTGAATAATTTAGAGTATATTCTCTTCCATCTTATCacacctgaacttatctgaatttatttaaaCTCCGTAGTAGCTAAGTTGATGCATAAGAACTTGAGTCAGTGACCTAAGTTGGAATCGCGTGGTGGGCCTGGTTGATTGTATGTTAGTATGATGTTTATGTTGCAAATCATATGAAGTATCTCTTAATAGCACAAATTTATGATGAGCTAAGTTGGAATGATACTTGTGATTGATTCGACGTAAATTGGTGTTGAGAATCCAGATATCAACAACGTTGGTGACGAAGAAGATGAATGCAAATGAGGATAGCTGCTTTCTCCTTCACTTCATCATGGGCACATATTTCGGTCCTGATCTCAAAGGGGAGAGTATCAAAAAGTCGGCTTTACAGCGAATAGCAGAAGATCTCCCTCCCTATACACTGGAGCAGTTGGCAGATTCCCACATCAACACATCTGAAATCGAGCAAATTTACTATTATCTTGTAAGGAAGGCGGATAGGTCACTGGCAGTCAAACTAGCCGTGTTAAAGCAGTTCATCCAAGGCAATCATCCTTCTCAGGGTGCAGACTTTCTTACACTCTTTCCTTCCCATTTGCACCCTCAGAAGGAGTCACTTAACCATAGTAGGATCGTTTCAAATGTTGTGTTTATTCGAAATCCTGCCATCTTCTATATCAAACGGGAGGATATTGAGAGGTTTAAGAGACTAACAGGATTAGAAGATCTCTTCATAGAAAATAGTGTTGTAAGGCTGCCAAATGGTGTATTTCTCGAGGAGGAGGATTTAGggaatgatgatgatgactcagaGGAGGTGCCCATCTTGAATTACTATCGTGGGATTCGTGGGTGTCAAAGGAAACGCAAATTGGATGAAATTTTGAAGTCTGAGAATCTGAAGCAACCAAAATCACTTCAGGTGGCTTTGCCACCTTCTGCAAAGCAATTGAATTCTAGGGTCAGAGACGGCCCTGGTATTGTTATTCTCCCTTCTCAGCCTAGCCGGGAGGAACTGCGCCGCATTGTGGAGATAGCAAGAAACGCATATGCAGTGACTGGAAGTGCGGCAAAGGGTGAAGTTGGTTCCGTTATTGGACTCATGGACATTAGTGAATCCGAGGATTCATACCTCTTCCGTGTTGCCCTTCCAGGAGTTAAAAGAGAAAACAGTAAGTAGCATACTGGCTATACATATGATATTTGATTTACAGAATTGTGCATTTATGCAACATTTAAAAGATTTCATTGCAGGTGGTTTGTTGGTCTGGAAAGTATTGGCCTAATGCCCTAATAATATTGTTTACTGtcaaaaaatcagaaattttaCAGAGAAGTCAGTTTGCAAGCTTCATATTATAAGCTTTgggttaattttgaattttctggTAGATTTTGTAGTTTGAATCAAGGTTTATTGCAGTAGCAACAATTGCATTGGAAACCCATTGTGTAGTTTGGATCAGTTTCTGACAGTACTGCAAAttgtttttgtgtgtttaaAACTAGTTGATTTTGCTGTGGATGCAGGAGCATTCCAGTGTGAAGTTGAAAGTGATGGGAGGGTGGTGATAAAGGGAGAAACGGTAACAGGCGAGAAGAAAATATACCGGTTTACGCAAACATTCGTAATGCAAACACAAAACATGTGTCCACCAGGGCCATTTTCGATCTCATTTCAGCTCCCAGGTCCAGTCGATCCCCAAAAATTCTCCGGTAGTTTTGGCCAAGATGCAATCCTTGAGGGAATCGTCATGAAGAAAATTCCTCCAACAAGATTAATCAAATTTGGCACTGAACCCTGATTTCTCTTACCAAAAATATGTCACATTCCGGCTTTTGTGCCGTTGTAAATTCCTAGCTAATAGCCTCTGTAGATATTCCAAAAACTAGCTTATTAGCTAATGTAAGAGACTCATCAGCCTAAAGTAGAGTACTCCGAATAACTACGCCTTTGTCGAATAACAGTGAAATTTTCTGGTAAACATCAGCAGTTCCACAAACGCTAACCTATCTCATATAGCAATGAAAGATATCTACATGAAGAAACCAATAACATATCTGTAAAGAAGACCAACTTATGCATTAAATCTTCCAAAAGGCTTCAATGGCAGGAAAGAGTATAGAAAATCCAAAACAGAAGTAACTGTCCTAATTATGCCATCCTAATTCGATAAGAAAAGACCAACTAATCCATCTCTAGTAGCAGAGCGCTATTAATGACAGCCATTAAATCAAGTACCTCATAATAACAACAGAGGTTAAACAACAAACTACACAACAGGTTCTACCAAAGATAAAGGTAGTCATTCCCAGATAATCAAATTGCTGCTCTATCCTCAGCACGCATTTCAGCAACTCTAGCATCCACGTCCTCTCTCCCATCTGCAAAGAACCATTAATATGGTTTATCTTGTTAGAAAATCACATACTTGGAAGAACAATCAAATCAGCTAAACATAGTTCTTCTCGCAAACAAATTTCAGTTGTAGATGGTAAAACAGGTGTTACAATAATAAGACACAAGTGACTGGTTAGAATTTACAATTTGGGGTGATCCTCACCGTCGTACTGTGAATACCATAACTAGAAGAAAAACCATCTCAAAGTAAGATCTCCAAACCCAAAACCACACACCAATAGCGAAAAATTAATTCAGAACTGAAAACTTGCATTCAAAAGACAACTATAACAGTCTCACTGCCACAAATGAGTAAAAGACCTTCAAtcttctctca encodes:
- the LOC110780035 gene encoding increased DNA methylation 2; this translates as MNANEDSCFLLHFIMGTYFGPDLKGESIKKSALQRIAEDLPPYTLEQLADSHINTSEIEQIYYYLVRKADRSLAVKLAVLKQFIQGNHPSQGADFLTLFPSHLHPQKESLNHSRIVSNVVFIRNPAIFYIKREDIERFKRLTGLEDLFIENSVVRLPNGVFLEEEDLGNDDDDSEEVPILNYYRGIRGCQRKRKLDEILKSENLKQPKSLQVALPPSAKQLNSRVRDGPGIVILPSQPSREELRRIVEIARNAYAVTGSAAKGEVGSVIGLMDISESEDSYLFRVALPGVKRENRAFQCEVESDGRVVIKGETVTGEKKIYRFTQTFVMQTQNMCPPGPFSISFQLPGPVDPQKFSGSFGQDAILEGIVMKKIPPTRLIKFGTEP